A stretch of the Aegilops tauschii subsp. strangulata cultivar AL8/78 chromosome 4, Aet v6.0, whole genome shotgun sequence genome encodes the following:
- the LOC109753908 gene encoding cytochrome c oxidase assembly protein COX11, mitochondrial has protein sequence MPPLPRLLHRHLSAPFARRLTPCHLWQPAADVFLRRGLASSSAAAAAAAAGREKSSRKTLGYLVGVAVAMVGASYAAVPLYRRFCQATGYGGTVQRRESVEEKISRHARVGTTPSREIVIQFNADVADGMPWKFIPTQREVKVKPGESALAFYTAENRSSAPITGVSTYNVAPMKAAIYFNKIQCFCFEEQTLLPGEQIDMPVFFYIDPEFETDPKMDGVNNIVLSYTFFKVKE, from the exons ATGCCTCCGCTCCCCAGGCTCCTCCACCGCCACCTCTCTGCCCCGTTCGCCCGCCGCCTCACCCCTTGCCATCTGTGGCAGCCCGCGGCGGACGTCTTCCTCCGTCGCGGGCTCGCatcttcctccgccgccgccgccgccgcggcagCGGGCCGGGAGAAGAGCTCTAGGAAGACCCTGGGTTACCTTGTCGGCGTGGCAGTCGCCATGGTCGGCGCCTCCTACGCCGCCGTCCCGCTCTACCGCCGGTTCTGCCAGGCCACCGGGTACGGCGGCACCGTCCAGCGCCGCGAG AGTGTAGAGGAGAAGATCTCCCGACATGCTCGAGTCGGAACGACGCCATCAAG AGAGATAGTTATCCAATTTAATGCTGATGTTGCTGATGGAATGCCATGGAAGTTTATTCCTACGCAGAGAGAG GTTAAGGTTAAGCCTGGTGAAAGTGCTCTTGCATTTTATACTGCTGAAAATCGCAGTTCAGCTCCAATTACTGGTGTGTCCACGTATAATGTTGCTCCGATGAAG GCTGCAATTTACTTCAATAAAATACAATGTTTCTGCTTTGAGGAGCAAACACTTCTTCCCGGGGAGCAGATTGACATGCCG GTATTCTTCTACATTGATCCTGAGTTTGAGACGGACCCCAAAATGGACGGGGTGAACAATATTGTTCTTTCCTATACATTCTTTAAGGTGAAAGAGTAG
- the LOC109753917 gene encoding caffeoylshikimate esterase has translation MVHPVAEADERSPMGGLTADEYYARHGVTHTSSTFVNPRGLRIFTQRWVPSGDAPVLGAIAVVHGFTGESSWMVLLTAVHFAKQGFAVAAVDHQGHGFSEGLQAHIPDITPVLDDCEAAFAPFRADYPPPLPCFLYGESLGGAIALLLHLRDKPRWRDGAVLNGAMCGVSPRFMPPWPLEHLLWAAAAVAPTWHVAFTRGNIPGRSFKVEWKRALALASPRRTTAPPRAATALELLRVCRELQARFEELELPLLAVHGGDDTVCDPACVEEMHRRAGSKDKTLRVYPGMWHQIVGEPEENVEQVFADVLDWLKARAAGPHSALVG, from the coding sequence ATGGTGCATCCGGTGGCGGAGGCCGACGAGCGGAGCCCCATGGGCGGGCTCACCGCCGACGAGTACTACGCGCGCCACGGGGTCACGCACACCTCCTCCACCTTCGTCAACCCGCGGGGGCTCCGCATCTTCACCCAGCGCTGGGTGCCCAGCGGGGACGCCCCCGTGCTCGGCGCCATCGCCGTCGTCCACGGCTTCACCGGCGAGTCCAGCTGGATGGTGCTCCTCACCGCCGTCCACTTCGCCAAGCAGGGCTTCGCCGTGGCCGCCGTCGACCACCAGGGCCACGGCTTCTCCGAGGGCCTGCAGGCCCACATCCCGGACATCACCCCGGTCCTCGACGACTGCGAGGCCGCCTTCGCGCCCTTCCGCGCCGActacccgccgccgctgccctgCTTCCTCTACGGCGAGTCCCTCGGCGGCGCCATCGCGCTGCTGCTGCACCTCCGGGACAAGCCCCGCTGGCGCGACGGCGCCGTGCTCAACGGCGCCATGTGCGGGGTGAGCCCCCGGTTCATGCCGCCCTGGCCGCTGGAGCACCTGctctgggcggcggccgccgtcGCGCCCACCTGGCACGTCGCCTTCACCAGGGGGAACATCCCCGGCCGGTCCTTCAAGGTGGAGTGGAAGCGCGCGCTGGCGCTGGCCAGCCCGCGCCGCACCAcggcgccgccccgcgccgccaccgcGCTCGAGCTCCTCCGGGTGTGCCGGGAGCTGCAGGCGCGGTTCGAGGAGCTGGAGCTGCCGCTGCTGGCCGTGCACGGCGGCGACGACACGGTGTGCGACCCGGCGTGCGTGGAGGAGATGCACCGCCGCGCGGGGAGCAAGGACAAGACGCTGCGCGTGTACCCCGGGATGTGGCACCAGATCGTCGGCGAGCCCGAGGAGAACGTGGAGCAGGTCTTCGCCGACGTCCTCGACTGGCTCAAGGCCCGCGCCGCCGGTCCGCACTCCGCACTAGTTGGTTAG